The segment CAAACAAAGTTTTTATACTTGAACAAACTGAGCCCCTTTCTGCTGAAGTCGCATTGGCTTATCTCAAAGAAATGTAATCAAGCTTATACATCTATTTCAAAACAAGTTTTCGTTTACCTGTCAGATGATGGCGTCGGACGGGCCTACTTCCGATTTTTCACTTTCCCCTTTCGATTTAAAATAAAAAGCCATCCTTAAGAATAAGGACGGCGTATTTACCTATAAGAGAACCAACAGTTCGTTGAATATATTTAGAATGATTGCTCGCTTACAATTCTGTAAGTGCCATCATTGTTCATTTGTTTAATGCGGTAATATGTTTTTGAAGATGCCGTTTTCTTCATTTTGTATTGATAGCTGTAATGTGCCTCATTTGCAAAACCACCCAATACAATTGCAGATGCTTTATATGCAATACCATCAACACTTGTTTCAACTTCGTAGTAAATGTCTTTGGGTTCGTTATCTGCTTTCCACTCAAGCACAACAAAAGCGCCTTTCTGTTCAAACTGAACATCATAAACTTTCGGCCAGACTTGTTTGGAAAAAATAGTTCCGGAGGTGCCTGTGTTTACAAACAACAGGATCATGAAGGCAGCAATTACAGGTACAAATTTCGTTTTCATTATATACAAATTGATAAAGTACAATCTCGGGTATAGGATTGGAATCAATTTGGTTCAAATAAGGAATTTTGGAAGGGGCTTCCGGATATGAGATATTAAAAGGGGAATTAAATCGGTGGAGAATATTTGTTAGGGCCGGATTCAATTCTGACCGTAAAATTACTGTCTTCTTTTACATATGCAAGTTTTTAGCAGAATATTTTCAGCTTTTTTTCTGTGATAACTGCGCTCGTTTGCTGAAACTCAATGCAGACAAGGCTTTGCTCTATTTATAATTAAACTTCATACCCACACACGCAAAGAAATAATTGGGAATATAGTTTGCTGAATAGTAAAAATTTCCTTTTTTAAACCGCTTTGTGTTGTATTCAATCCCTCCGATCCAGGAATTTGTATTGAGTGCTTTGTGGCTGCTTGATACCTGTTTGCGTACATAACCGCCATACATTCGAACCGACTTTGATAATTTATATCCCACCTGAACATTCATTAACAAGGGCTGTGCATTATCGATCAGCGCAAAATAACCGATACCGATGGTTGTTTTTTTCTTTAGGGAATAACCTACCTGCAGATCAGCACCGGCATTACCGTTTGTTGTAACACCTCCCCCGGCTTGTAAATAAACCTGTGAACGGACTGCAGTAAAACTTAGCATGAACACGCAAAGACCTAAAACCTTTTTCATTCGTTTTCTCTTTTATATAAGCAATTGGGATTACGGCCTTTTAAAGGTTTGCTTAAGGATCTTCAGGAGAATTGGATATACGTGTAATAACTATTACAACTAAATGAAAAGGTTGTTCGGTGAGAAACGGGGTAGCGGATGTTTAACGAAGGAAATTGGTACGGAGGGGTTTTAAGAAGTTAGCCAGCAATCGTTCGGGTATAAATATAGAGGTTAATTTGAGAAACCGGTTGTAGAATTTATGCGACAAGAAAAAAGCCTCATTTAATGAGGCTTTTTTGTGATCCGGATTGGATTCGAACCAATGACCCTCAGCTTAGAAGGCTGATGCTCTATCCAGCTGAGCTACCGGACCAGCTGTTTTATTAATATGTAGTAGCGTCTTCGAACCTTTGACCCTCCCGATTTAGAAATCGGGATGCTCTCTATCCAGCTGAGCTACCGGACCAGCTTTTGATTAAGAGGCAGCAAAGGTAATTTTTTGTACCATTGCATCCAAACGTATTGTGCATGGATGTTCAGATAGAAGATAGTTGGAAAGAAGAGTTGAAACAGGAGTTCAGCAAAGCCTATTTCCAACAGATCGTAGCCTTTCTTAAAACCGAAAAAATACAGGGCAAAACTATTTACCCGCCCGGCTCTCTCATATTCAATGCTTTTACCCAAACACCCTTCAATAATGTAAAGGTGGTGATCATTGGCCAGGACCCCTATCACGGGCCAGGTCAGGCGCACGGACTTTGCTTTTCGGTACAGGATGGAATTAACCCTCCGCCATCCCTTATTAATATCTACAAAGAAATAGAAAAGGACATGGGCGTTGGCATGTCGGCCAAGCATGGTAATCTTATTAAATGGGCACAACAGGGTGTGTTATTGCTCAATGCTTTTCTAACGGTAAGGGCAAATGAGCCTGCCAGTCATTCAAAAATTGGCTGGGATAATTTCACGAATGCTGTCATCAAAACAATTTCAGATCATAAAAAAGGAGTTGTGTTTTTGCTCTGGGGAAAATTTGCACAGGAAAAACAAAGCCTCATTGATGAAACCAAACATCATGTGTTGAAAGCAGCACACCCCTCGCCTTTCAGTGCCGATAAAGGCTTCTTTGGCTGCAAACATTTTTCGCAAACGAATGAATTGTTATTGAAAGAAGGACTTGAACCCATCGATTGGAAATTACCATGAACGTTTTAAAAAACATACTTGGACGCATATTCGCTTTGTGGGCAATGCTTACGTTTATTGCCACCATGCTTATTATATTAATACCTACATGGGCAATGGGTCTGTTGCCTGAACCAAAACGTACACGCTGGTTTATTGCCATGTCCAGAATCTGGATGGGTGTGTGGTTACCTCTTGCTGGTATTCGATTAGTAATAAAAGGAAAAGAGAAATTTAAAAAGGGCGAAAACTATGTAGTAGTGTGCAATCATAATTCTTTTATGGATGTACCTGTTACATCGCCCGGTATACCCGGCGCCAATAAAACGATTGCAAAAATTGAAATGGCGAAGATTCCGTTGTTTGGCATTATCTATCGCAGAGGAAGTGTATTGGTCGATCGGAAGAGTGAAGAAAGCAGATTGAAAAGTTATGCTTACATGAGACGAGTGTTGGATATGGGTTTGCATATGTGCATTTATCCGGAAGGAACAAGAAACAAAACCAACCAGCCGCTGAAAGAATTTAAAGACGGTGCTTTCCGTTTAGCCATTGAAACAAAGAAAGCAATTGTTCCTGCTGTA is part of the Lacibacter sediminis genome and harbors:
- the ung gene encoding uracil-DNA glycosylase, whose product is MDVQIEDSWKEELKQEFSKAYFQQIVAFLKTEKIQGKTIYPPGSLIFNAFTQTPFNNVKVVIIGQDPYHGPGQAHGLCFSVQDGINPPPSLINIYKEIEKDMGVGMSAKHGNLIKWAQQGVLLLNAFLTVRANEPASHSKIGWDNFTNAVIKTISDHKKGVVFLLWGKFAQEKQSLIDETKHHVLKAAHPSPFSADKGFFGCKHFSQTNELLLKEGLEPIDWKLP
- a CDS encoding lysophospholipid acyltransferase family protein, with translation MNVLKNILGRIFALWAMLTFIATMLIILIPTWAMGLLPEPKRTRWFIAMSRIWMGVWLPLAGIRLVIKGKEKFKKGENYVVVCNHNSFMDVPVTSPGIPGANKTIAKIEMAKIPLFGIIYRRGSVLVDRKSEESRLKSYAYMRRVLDMGLHMCIYPEGTRNKTNQPLKEFKDGAFRLAIETKKAIVPAVLFNTKKVLPQHKGFYFWPSKIEMHFLDPIATSELGKEDIKQLREHVYELMWNYIESRK